ATCTACCCCGATTTCTCTCGCTTCAATCCGTAATAATATCCCTCCAAAACCCTAGCTTTGTATCTTGTTAGAATCTTAAATCTGGGTCCCTATATTCACCCATATCTGTTGTTTTGGATGAAAATCGGATTTTTCTCGATGTAAGAGCGATTCCGTGTTGTAATGCAAAAAATCTTTTGCTCCGTTCTTCCCACTTTTCAGATCCAAAATTTGAATTAGGTTTCGGTTTGAGCTTGACTTTTATCGGAGCTCGTGTAGAATTAGTTTGAGAAGAGGtgaattttctttctttcttttttctttttttggattcTCTATGATGTCTCAGTTGAACTATGTGATTCCAGTTAAGTGATGCTAAATTATGTTTTTGGCTTTATCTCGATAATTCAGcgatttaggatttagggttttgtTGCGATTTTCGGTCCTGATGTAGCATTGAAGGCTAAAATTGGATCTTAAGCGGATGAAAATCTAGTGCTTAAAACAACCAAATTTTTCGGTTCATTCCTCCAAGTCCAGTGGTCATGACGATGAAGATATAAATTATGATTTGATGTCAAGTTAAAGGATATTGCCATATAATTCTTTTTTAACCTATTAGTTTGATCGTTCCTGTTTCCAGAGTTCAGGATTGTAAATTTTGGCAGCAATTTAGAAATAAATGGATACGCCCTCCCCACCACCTCATCCAGGATATACTGCTGCAGTTGCTTCCCCGAGCACACCTACACCTCATCCTGAAAGGCGACCAACCCCGCCTGCTTTCTCTTCTCCAGTATCAACCAGATTTTCTCCTCAGAGACCCCTATATGAGCAGCCCCCTTTGTCTTCATCCAGAACACCAAGCTCACTGTCATCTGGAGATGGAGCTCAGACTGGTAGTAATCCTGTTTCCCAGTTCAGTACTCCTCCTGGCCCGCCTGTCTTCTCTTCACCACTACGCCCAGCTGCCGTGCCTTTCCGGACATCACCAGCAACTCCTCAGCCAGTGCCTTTTTCTTCGGGCTCTTCTTTGCCCACATCGTCTCCACCGCTTTATACTAATGGATCCTATGAGTTGCCTGTGCATCATGCTGCTGGGGTTGATGAGTCCAGTTTTGAATCACCATATGTACTCTTTTCTGCTCACAAGGTATAACTCTTAACCACTTTCTTATTTCTTCTGGTTATAGTTTAACTTTAACTGCAAGCTCGTGTTGCCTGACAGCATTTGTTTTTACAGTTGTTCTGAGCTTCATTGTTTTCATGTCTGTAGATGGTTTTGTTGCTAACCTCAATGGAGGATATGAGTCTCGCTAGCTAGTATAAGGGATATAATTTTCAGCCacttctaacttgcaagataaaatattttgtttttCCCTTCAACTTTTCATGAAACCTTCATGTTAACTGctattttgtccatcttcttcTCAACTTATAGTTACATTTTGCAATGTTAGGTGTTGAAACACAAGAAGCTAGCAAATGTTCCAAGTCTGGGATTTGGAGCATTGGTCTCGCCTGGGAGGGAGATTGCACCTGGTCCTGAGGTAGTACAACGTGACCCACACCGTTGCCAAAACTGCGGAGCTTATGCAAACCTTTATTCTGAGATTTTAATTGGTTCAGGGCAGTGGCAATGTGTAATTTGTAAGAAACTAAATGGCAGTGATGGGGAATATATAGCCCCAAGCAAGGAAGACCTTCGACACTGGCCAGAACTCTTATCTTCAGCAATTGATTATGTTCAGACTGGAAACAAACGGCCAGGTTATATTCCTGTTTCTGACTCACGAATGACTGCACCCATTTTTCTAGTCATAGACGAATGCCTGGATGAAGCACACCTCCAGCATCTGCAAGGATCTTTGCATGCTTTTGTTGATTCCCTCCCGCCTACTACAAGAATAGGTATCATTACTTATGGACGAACAGTGTCGGTTTATGACTTTTCAGAGGGTTCAATGGCATCAGCTGATGTGCTTCCAGGTGACAAATCACCTTCCCAAGAATCTATAAAAGCACTAATTTATGGGACTGGTGTTTACCTGTCACCTATACATGCCTCGCTTCCTGTTGCTCACACCATATTTTCATCTCTGAGACCATACAAGCTTAAATTGCCAGAAGCATCCAGGGACCGATGCCTTGGTACAGCAGTGGAGGTTGCTCTAGCAATAATTCAAGGGCCATCAGCAGAAATGTCTCGAGGAATTATTAAAAGGCCAGGAGGCAATTGCAGAATTTTGGTTTGTGCTGGTGGTCCGAATACCTATGGTCCTGGGTCGGTTCCTCACTCGTTTAATCATCCTAATTATGCATACATGGAGAGGAAAGCTATGAAGTGGATGGAGCATGTTGGTCAGGAGGCACATAGGCATGACACTGTAGTTGATATTCTCTGTGCTGGAACATGTCCAGTGAGGGTTCCTATTCTGCAACCACTAGCAAAAAGTTCTGGTGGCGTGCTGATACTTCATGATGACTTTGGTGAGGCATTTGGTGTTAATTTACAGAGAGCATCTATTAGGGCTGCTGGTTCCCATGGATTATTTGAGATACGCTGTTCAGATGATATTCTTGTGACCCAGGTCATTGGACCAGGCGAAGAAGCACCAGCAGATGTTCACGAAACATTTAAGAATGACTCTTCTTTTTGTATTCAAATGCACAGTGTCGAAGAAACTCAAACCTTTACCCTATCCATGGAAACAAAAGGTGACATTAAGAATGACCATGTTTACTTCCAATTTGTTGTTCGTTATTCAAATGTCTATCAAGCAGACATTTCTAGGGTGATTACTGTGAGGCTTCGTACTGTGGATAGTGTATCTGCATATCTGGGAAGCATCCAGGAAGATGTGGCTGCAGTTCTTATTGCCAAGAGGACTCTCTTGCATGCCAGAACTGCTTCTGATGCAGTCGATATGAGACTGACAGTAGATGAGAGAGTTAAAGATATTGCTGTAAAATTTGGGTCTCAGCTACCGAAATCAAAGCTATATCGGTTCCCAAAGGAGCTATCATCATTGCCTGAGAACTTATTTCATCTAAGAAGGGGACCACTCTTAGGAAATATTGTTGGTCATGAAGATGAAAGATCTGTCTTGAGAAATTTGTTCTTGCATGCTTCTTTTGATTTGTCTCTTCGTATGTTGGCACCTCGTTGTCTAATGCATCGTGAAGGTGGCACATTCGAGGAGCTGCCAGCATATGATCTTGCCATGCAGTCTAATGCTGCAGTTGTGCTTGACCATGGAACAGATGTTTTCATATGGTTGGTATGTTATTCTCAGCTCTGGCTCACTAGATTAACTGCATCATTTCCATCTAGGTATAGATATCTGTTATGTGAAGTAATTATGTTTCTATTTTTGATAGTGTATAGTTACTATCTCACTCTTAGTTTTATCAAATTGCTTAGTGGTTGTTGTATGTTTTGCTTTGTGTGTAATACATGTCTATTTTAGAATCATGTGAATGAGATTTTCCCATTATCCAAAAAACTTAGAGAAATGTATACTCTCCACATACACAGATATCTGCATGTATACCTTTTCCCCTTCTCATTTGCTTTTTATGCAGTTCTTTTTTTCCAGCTCTATTGACAGATTCTAGTCCATCGAGCTTGAAATCAATTCTAGTTGTTTTAGTAAATCTTTAAATTACCTAATATACTTCTAGATCTTGCTTTAAATTTTGAGAAATGTTTCTTGCACAGAGGATGAtatgttaaaatttcaaatatgtTACATTACTTTGTTGGGTTTCAAATTCCAATCTCTGTAGTGTTTGAGGTTTTAATGAATTGGATTGGCTTGGTTTGCTTTCATTCTTCGTCTGGTGTTAGCCAAACTCAGCCTAAAACTAGTGCTTACTGACTCAGCTCAATATATGATGCTGTGTTGTCTCAGCAACTGTGTttgaatggagcaagagttactctGCTTTGTTAAACTTTGGCCTGGTGTATAGTTATCATCTCTGAATATgtttttttgattttgaattaTAGGCGAATGACATAATATTTGGAAAACAAACCTAGAAAGTATTGTTGCATTTAAATGATAACAGATCAATCAGAATATACCATTGTAGAGGTTTAAATcgcttttaaaatttttcacatTCAAGTATTCCTGTTTGGCACTATAAGTTTGAATTTGGTGTGGGCCAATAGTGCCACTTTCTGGAACAGTAAACCTTAGTATTTTTTCAAACATAAATGACTTCAGGTCAATCAAAAAATACATTTATATTATAAATCGATCTTCTATATTTAACTGTCCGTGTATTTTTCTACCTTGAGAAGGACAAATTGTTGGTTGCACCATATTCTTTCCTTTCCACTTTGCACTTcaattacaaaaaaaaagggggaaaaaggggaaaaagagagagagagaggctacctCTTGGTAGTATGTGTAAGGGGCGCCTAACAAATCTTGGGTTATGG
Above is a genomic segment from Elaeis guineensis isolate ETL-2024a chromosome 1, EG11, whole genome shotgun sequence containing:
- the LOC105040104 gene encoding protein transport protein SEC23 A, which codes for MDTPSPPPHPGYTAAVASPSTPTPHPERRPTPPAFSSPVSTRFSPQRPLYEQPPLSSSRTPSSLSSGDGAQTGSNPVSQFSTPPGPPVFSSPLRPAAVPFRTSPATPQPVPFSSGSSLPTSSPPLYTNGSYELPVHHAAGVDESSFESPYVLFSAHKVLKHKKLANVPSLGFGALVSPGREIAPGPEVVQRDPHRCQNCGAYANLYSEILIGSGQWQCVICKKLNGSDGEYIAPSKEDLRHWPELLSSAIDYVQTGNKRPGYIPVSDSRMTAPIFLVIDECLDEAHLQHLQGSLHAFVDSLPPTTRIGIITYGRTVSVYDFSEGSMASADVLPGDKSPSQESIKALIYGTGVYLSPIHASLPVAHTIFSSLRPYKLKLPEASRDRCLGTAVEVALAIIQGPSAEMSRGIIKRPGGNCRILVCAGGPNTYGPGSVPHSFNHPNYAYMERKAMKWMEHVGQEAHRHDTVVDILCAGTCPVRVPILQPLAKSSGGVLILHDDFGEAFGVNLQRASIRAAGSHGLFEIRCSDDILVTQVIGPGEEAPADVHETFKNDSSFCIQMHSVEETQTFTLSMETKGDIKNDHVYFQFVVRYSNVYQADISRVITVRLRTVDSVSAYLGSIQEDVAAVLIAKRTLLHARTASDAVDMRLTVDERVKDIAVKFGSQLPKSKLYRFPKELSSLPENLFHLRRGPLLGNIVGHEDERSVLRNLFLHASFDLSLRMLAPRCLMHREGGTFEELPAYDLAMQSNAAVVLDHGTDVFIWLGAELAAQEGKSAAALAACRTLAEELTENRFPAPRILAFKEGSSQARYFVSRLIPAHKDPPYEQEARFPQLRTLTPEQRTKLKSSFLHFDDYSFCEWMRSLKLVPPEPS